A region from the Microcoleus sp. FACHB-672 genome encodes:
- a CDS encoding CHAT domain-containing protein, producing MFTLFFLLLPSKVSAQSIKPATDATNTTTTQNGNTINITGGQLSKDQANLFHSFERFGLNSGEIANFVSNPQIENILGRITGGNASYINGLIQITGGNSNLFLINPAGIVFGPNSSLNVPASFTATTAGGIGLGSLWFSASGLNDYTALVGTPSAFAFPMSNPGGIVNFGSLSVSQGQNITFLGGTVTNTGNLSAPTGNITLAAIPGENLVRLSQSGHLLSLEVQPIANIGTASLPDNWILPIPSLPELLTGGNINHATELTVNSDGTVQLAGSGITIPTDSGTTITAGNIDVSVLAGGSGGEVNLFGDKVGLFNAGINASGSNGGGDVRIGGDYKGLGSVPNAGFTFISSDSTINADALTNGNGGRVIVWSDEASRIYGNISVQGGQSAGNGGFVETSSRQFLEITTTPNIAAPAGLGGSWLIDPNNINIVANGSGNANITPTTAGEPPNTFTTTSNTAQIEIGLIYNALLSGDVTVSTGTAGGLFSAFEEGNITLNTPLDYNGIGTGRTLRLNAHNNIFINQQISDNIIGGDSLNLVLNANSDNSGFGRIQINAPISTGGGNLSMNGYGDTFAGLSINSPINTGGGSIDLTGISNSEPAININSTLDSGTGNIILTGDEINLNETSVSGQGILTLQPLTATQAIAIAGTDSASTDILNLTATEIGILQDGFNSITIGRADSSGAISFGSNVTFNDPVTLLSPAGAGTISTNGFTLNAPSLSAIAGSNITVNSNITTNGNINFIADADATGNGTLFIRNATINTNGGNLTGNGRSNFLGSEGVSILNSSINAGGGNIALIGTGASTGSGNEGIYIINSQVQTNGVGTIQLTGTGGVGDSGNHGIYLTGVGSTVSSASGEISLTGAGNGTGNFNLGIYLDDGAVVQSTDTGNITLNGTGSPSGTENNNTAINLSNSTVQATGTGSITLQGSGGNGAIGNIGIDHTNNSIISSTSGNINLTGTGSGIDDGFGIEIRDGATVGSTAGGNISLTGSSTATGSQNHGIIIRQYSSTNSGTVQTTGGNITLNGIGSANAIGTGNTGIALYGGALVQTSSIGTVTLEGTAGNSTSAGIGIDVAGINSMIAAVDGDIRLTGTGNGGSNGFGIEVQNGGAVRSTGVGNIFLTGNSTGAGSHNHGIIFRNSGIIETTGAGNISLTGTASANATGNGSTGIILFSGATVRATGSGSITLEGTGGSNEPQVGAGIDLGDINSLISAVDGDIRLTGTGKGGNDGYGIEVRDGATIRSTGVGNIFLTGTSEGIGSNNNGIILRNLFTTNNGIVEATGTGNISLTGTGSNGAAGILVQNGSINPTGVGGTGTVTLSADEIDLLGNTQIRGIGSLLLQPLTPSLNISAGGTVVDTRLNLDTGELNTLQDGFSQIFIGGANSNSVITQTGNLTFNDPVTIRSFAPGGSINFTGGTLTGTDNATITFSADGDIIAGNITNPGRAVTASSSTGSINTSPGTIDTSNSSGSGGEIRLEALTGNVYSGNLNASGTTGGGNITVLGAGVINAGDINSSTVSGKAGDVIIDPIDITVNTINAESASGTGGNVTVEATNFIRLPGSFSSSFCLSGCSISSAGGTANGEVVIRHGGGYPVNQLFVVGDATTNGTAAAIVGSSTNAISPIQSFAGPYTQGNIQIISTPAPIPTPIPTPIPTPIPTPIPTPIPTPIPTPIPTPIPTPISPAPTPIAEPTPVPAPTITPAPTPIPESTPVPAPTITPAPTPIPEPAPVPAPIITPVPTPIPEPAPVPAPIITPVPNSSCTGANCNVSPPTEVQTTAPSTQMPNAANNQQILVVEPQIVPSLNTLPSETATTPVNTATASNPVLSTTPVNVGTASNPVLSGSGSFAPTESATGGGLAQPISPVDGSISQAAPATGEGLAQPVTPISPVGGSISEAVPPAGGRLAQVEKPIAGGNTAGSSISEIGGRANSLPQEGSSWEAQGGTKTPVTHKIGALAGEIQVFGSREGSTLPKRMSGVIGAGAEVTLAALLKNNLASGNIEAAVPQIEQLQSQEVGDYYEMEAPTLMTAESIQEVLKTIARQIDNRSAIIYVLAQPEQLELIMFSAEGKPIHKSVPIPEETVLQVAAQFRNKITNPLNLNNTGYLPHAQQLYQWMIAPLEPELKAQGIETLLFSMDAGLRSLPIAALHNGKQFLVEKYSFSLIPSMSLTDLRYESVQNMPVLAMGASEFSELPDLPAVPLELSTVAEETQSQDYFLNQNFTLKNLQSLRQNYPYGIIHLATHGEFNSGSSNNSYIQLWDEKLTLNQLRQMDWSNPQVQLLVLSACRTAVGDKQAELGFAGLAVGAGVKSAMASLWYVSDKGTFALMSEFYRQLKTAPIKSEALRQAQLAMVNGQIYLQDGQLIAPKERVTLPSSLAQKQSQLLKHPYFWAGFTMIGSPW from the coding sequence GTGTTCACTTTATTCTTTTTACTTTTGCCGTCAAAAGTGTCGGCACAATCGATTAAACCGGCAACTGACGCAACCAACACAACCACGACTCAAAACGGCAACACGATTAACATAACTGGGGGACAGCTCTCGAAAGATCAAGCGAATTTATTCCATAGCTTTGAGCGCTTTGGCTTGAATTCGGGTGAAATTGCTAATTTTGTTTCTAATCCGCAAATTGAAAATATTTTAGGGCGGATCACTGGCGGTAACGCCTCCTATATCAACGGATTAATTCAAATAACCGGCGGCAATTCCAACTTATTTTTAATCAATCCAGCCGGCATTGTATTTGGGCCAAATTCTAGTTTAAACGTACCGGCTTCTTTCACCGCAACGACTGCCGGCGGAATTGGGTTGGGATCGCTTTGGTTTAGCGCTTCAGGATTGAATGATTATACGGCTTTAGTGGGGACTCCCAGCGCCTTTGCCTTTCCGATGAGTAATCCGGGAGGAATCGTCAATTTTGGCAGCTTGAGCGTTTCTCAGGGGCAGAATATCACCTTTTTAGGTGGCACCGTTACTAATACCGGAAACTTGAGTGCACCGACAGGGAATATTACCCTGGCGGCAATCCCCGGAGAAAACCTTGTTCGCCTTTCTCAATCGGGACATTTATTAAGTTTAGAGGTTCAACCAATTGCCAATATCGGCACTGCATCTTTACCAGACAATTGGATATTGCCGATTCCATCCTTACCGGAATTACTAACAGGTGGAAATATTAATCATGCAACAGAATTAACGGTTAATTCAGATGGCACCGTACAGTTAGCCGGTTCTGGGATTACGATTCCCACAGACAGCGGAACGACAATTACAGCCGGCAATATTGATGTGTCTGTGTTAGCGGGAGGAAGTGGGGGAGAAGTTAACCTTTTTGGCGATAAAGTTGGATTATTTAATGCCGGCATTAATGCTTCTGGTAGTAACGGCGGCGGAGATGTGCGGATTGGCGGAGATTACAAAGGTTTAGGAAGTGTACCCAATGCCGGTTTTACGTTTATTAGTTCAGATTCAACGATTAATGCCGATGCTTTAACAAATGGCAATGGCGGTCGTGTTATTGTTTGGTCAGATGAAGCCAGCCGCATTTATGGAAATATTAGTGTTCAGGGTGGGCAAAGTGCCGGTAATGGCGGTTTTGTCGAAACGAGCAGTCGCCAATTTCTAGAGATTACAACCACTCCTAATATTGCAGCTCCTGCCGGCTTGGGAGGAAGTTGGCTAATTGACCCGAATAATATTAACATCGTTGCCAATGGCAGTGGAAATGCTAATATCACACCCACAACTGCCGGTGAACCCCCCAACACGTTTACAACCACAAGCAATACTGCACAAATTGAAATTGGCTTAATTTATAACGCCTTACTGTCTGGTGATGTCACGGTGTCTACTGGAACAGCAGGAGGGCTATTTAGTGCTTTTGAAGAGGGCAATATTACCCTAAATACTCCCCTGGATTATAACGGGATAGGTACTGGGAGAACTCTAAGACTTAATGCACATAATAATATTTTTATCAACCAGCAAATATCAGATAACATTATCGGCGGCGATTCACTAAATTTAGTCTTAAATGCCAACAGTGATAATAGCGGTTTTGGCAGAATTCAAATCAATGCGCCCATTAGTACAGGAGGTGGAAACCTCTCGATGAATGGGTATGGTGATACATTTGCCGGCCTCAGTATTAACAGTCCAATCAACACAGGAGGCGGGAGTATTGACCTCACCGGCATTAGCAATAGCGAACCGGCGATTAATATTAACAGTACCCTGGACTCTGGCACCGGCAATATTATTCTAACCGGCGATGAGATTAACTTAAACGAAACTTCAGTATCAGGTCAAGGCATACTAACTTTACAGCCTTTAACCGCCACTCAAGCCATCGCTATCGCTGGAACTGACAGTGCAAGCACCGACATCTTAAATTTAACAGCCACAGAGATTGGCATCTTGCAAGATGGCTTTAACTCCATCACCATCGGACGTGCAGACAGCAGCGGTGCCATCTCTTTTGGGAGTAATGTTACTTTTAACGATCCGGTGACACTGCTCTCACCTGCAGGTGCCGGCACGATTAGCACCAATGGCTTTACCCTCAACGCTCCTTCCTTAAGCGCGATTGCCGGCAGCAATATAACAGTCAATAGCAACATCACCACCAATGGAAATATCAATTTCATTGCTGATGCGGATGCTACAGGTAATGGCACACTTTTTATCCGCAATGCCACGATTAATACAAACGGTGGCAACCTCACGGGCAACGGTAGAAGCAATTTTTTAGGCAGTGAAGGGGTTAGTATCCTCAATAGCAGCATTAATGCTGGAGGTGGAAACATTGCACTCATCGGCACAGGAGCATCCACGGGTTCGGGTAACGAAGGCATTTACATTATTAACAGCCAAGTGCAAACAAACGGCGTGGGAACCATTCAGCTAACAGGCACTGGCGGTGTTGGGGACAGTGGCAATCACGGGATATACCTGACTGGAGTCGGTTCTACGGTGAGTTCAGCAAGTGGAGAAATCAGCCTCACAGGTGCCGGTAATGGCACTGGGAACTTCAATCTAGGAATTTATCTTGACGACGGTGCGGTGGTGCAATCCACCGACACAGGGAATATTACGCTCAATGGCACCGGCTCTCCTAGCGGCACGGAAAACAATAACACCGCGATCAATCTTTCTAATAGCACAGTGCAAGCCACCGGCACCGGCAGCATCACACTCCAAGGTAGCGGCGGTAATGGAGCAATCGGTAATATTGGCATCGATCATACCAATAACTCGATTATTAGCTCCACCAGTGGGAATATCAACCTGACAGGTACGGGCAGCGGCATTGATGACGGGTTCGGCATTGAAATTCGCGACGGGGCTACAGTCGGTTCCACAGCCGGTGGGAATATTTCCCTAACAGGAAGCAGTACGGCAACGGGCAGCCAGAACCACGGCATTATCATCCGCCAGTATTCAAGCACCAATAGCGGCACCGTGCAAACGACTGGCGGCAATATTACCCTTAATGGCATCGGCTCTGCTAATGCCATTGGAACGGGCAACACCGGCATTGCGCTTTATGGCGGCGCGTTGGTGCAAACTAGCAGCATCGGCACAGTTACCCTTGAAGGGACTGCCGGCAATTCAACCTCAGCCGGTATTGGGATCGATGTGGCAGGCATTAACTCAATGATCGCTGCCGTAGATGGAGATATCAGGCTTACAGGTACTGGCAACGGCGGTAGTAACGGTTTTGGCATAGAAGTTCAAAACGGCGGCGCAGTGCGCTCTACAGGCGTTGGAAATATTTTTCTAACGGGGAACAGCACGGGTGCCGGCAGCCACAACCACGGTATTATTTTTCGCAATAGCGGCATCATAGAAACAACGGGTGCCGGCAATATTAGCCTGACTGGCACTGCTTCTGCCAATGCCACAGGCAACGGCAGCACCGGCATCATCCTTTTTAGCGGCGCGACAGTGCGAGCCACGGGTTCAGGTAGTATCACCCTTGAGGGGACTGGTGGCAGTAATGAACCACAAGTTGGCGCAGGTATCGATCTGGGGGATATTAACTCCCTGATTAGCGCCGTAGACGGGGATATCAGGCTGACGGGTACAGGGAAAGGTGGCAATGACGGCTACGGCATCGAAGTGCGCGATGGTGCAACCATTCGCTCTACAGGCGTTGGCAATATTTTTCTGACAGGAACGAGTGAGGGAATCGGCAGCAATAACAATGGCATTATATTACGCAACCTCTTTACAACCAATAACGGCATTGTCGAAGCAACCGGCACGGGAAATATTAGCCTCACTGGCACAGGTTCAAATGGCGCTGCGGGAATTCTCGTACAAAATGGCTCGATTAACCCCACAGGAGTTGGCGGCACCGGCACGGTTACGTTAAGTGCCGATGAAATTGATTTACTAGGCAATACTCAAATAAGAGGCATCGGCAGTCTCCTGTTACAGCCGCTCACTCCCAGTTTAAACATAAGTGCCGGCGGCACTGTGGTAGACACTCGTTTGAATTTAGACACCGGCGAATTAAATACCTTGCAAGATGGGTTTTCCCAAATCTTTATCGGAGGCGCTAATAGCAATAGCGTTATTACTCAGACAGGAAATTTAACGTTCAATGATCCTGTAACGATACGTTCTTTCGCTCCCGGTGGCTCAATTAATTTTACCGGCGGCACCCTCACCGGCACAGATAACGCCACGATTACGTTCTCTGCCGATGGAGATATTATCGCCGGTAATATTACAAATCCAGGTCGAGCGGTGACTGCAAGCAGCAGCACCGGCAGTATTAACACCAGTCCCGGCACAATTGACACGAGCAATAGTAGTGGCAGTGGCGGCGAGATCCGCCTGGAAGCACTCACCGGCAACGTCTACTCAGGCAATTTAAATGCTTCTGGAACAACCGGCGGCGGCAATATTACAGTGCTGGGTGCAGGAGTTATTAATGCCGGTGATATCAACTCCAGCACAGTATCGGGCAAAGCCGGTGATGTGATAATCGACCCTATTGATATTACGGTTAATACCATTAATGCCGAAAGCGCTTCCGGTACAGGCGGTAACGTTACTGTTGAAGCGACTAATTTTATTCGGCTTCCAGGCTCGTTTTCCTCAAGCTTCTGCCTGAGTGGTTGCAGCATTTCCTCTGCCGGTGGTACAGCAAATGGCGAGGTAGTAATTCGGCATGGCGGCGGTTATCCGGTTAATCAACTCTTTGTCGTGGGTGATGCCACAACCAATGGCACGGCGGCTGCAATTGTTGGCAGCTCAACAAATGCGATCTCCCCCATCCAATCATTTGCCGGTCCCTACACTCAGGGCAATATTCAAATCATTAGCACGCCGGCACCAATTCCAACACCAATTCCAACACCAATTCCAACACCAATTCCAACACCAATTCCAACACCAATTCCAACACCAATTCCAACACCAATTCCAACACCAATTCCAACACCAATTAGTCCAGCGCCAACACCAATTGCCGAACCCACTCCAGTGCCGGCACCAACAATTACTCCTGCGCCAACACCAATTCCCGAATCCACTCCAGTGCCGGCACCAACAATTACTCCTGCGCCAACACCAATTCCCGAACCCGCTCCAGTGCCGGCACCAATAATTACTCCTGTGCCAACACCAATTCCCGAACCCGCTCCAGTGCCGGCACCAATAATTACTCCTGTGCCGAATAGTAGCTGTACAGGGGCTAACTGTAATGTCTCCCCCCCCACAGAGGTTCAAACAACCGCACCCTCGACACAGATGCCAAATGCGGCTAATAACCAGCAGATTTTGGTTGTTGAGCCTCAAATCGTACCGAGCCTTAACACGCTTCCCTCAGAGACAGCAACAACTCCTGTAAATACCGCCACAGCCAGCAATCCTGTTTTATCAACGACTCCTGTAAATGTCGGCACAGCCAGCAATCCTGTTTTATCAGGGAGTGGTAGCTTCGCCCCTACAGAGTCGGCAACAGGCGGGGGACTTGCTCAGCCGATATCACCAGTGGATGGCTCCATTTCTCAGGCAGCACCGGCAACAGGCGAGGGACTCGCTCAGCCGGTTACCCCGATATCACCAGTAGGCGGTTCCATTTCTGAGGCAGTGCCGCCGGCAGGGGGGAGACTGGCTCAAGTAGAAAAACCAATTGCCGGGGGGAATACAGCCGGTTCCAGCATCTCCGAGATCGGAGGAAGAGCCAATTCACTTCCCCAAGAAGGTTCAAGTTGGGAAGCTCAAGGCGGCACAAAGACACCAGTAACGCACAAGATAGGTGCTTTGGCGGGAGAAATTCAGGTTTTTGGCTCCCGCGAAGGTTCCACTCTGCCAAAGCGAATGTCGGGTGTGATCGGTGCCGGTGCTGAAGTTACCCTCGCCGCACTGCTGAAAAATAACCTCGCTTCCGGGAATATAGAGGCAGCAGTCCCGCAAATCGAGCAACTTCAGAGTCAGGAAGTTGGGGATTACTATGAGATGGAAGCCCCCACCTTAATGACAGCGGAAAGTATTCAAGAGGTTCTCAAAACAATTGCCCGTCAAATCGACAACCGTTCAGCAATTATTTATGTATTAGCCCAGCCAGAGCAATTGGAACTGATCATGTTCTCTGCAGAGGGCAAACCGATTCACAAGAGTGTTCCCATCCCCGAAGAGACTGTGCTGCAAGTGGCTGCTCAGTTTCGCAATAAAATCACCAATCCCTTAAATCTGAATAACACCGGCTATTTGCCCCACGCCCAACAACTCTATCAATGGATGATCGCACCCCTAGAGCCGGAGCTAAAAGCGCAAGGCATTGAGACGCTTCTCTTTTCAATGGATGCCGGCTTGCGATCTTTACCTATCGCTGCTTTGCATAATGGCAAACAATTTTTAGTTGAAAAGTACAGTTTTAGCCTAATCCCCAGTATGAGTCTGACCGATTTGCGCTATGAATCTGTCCAAAATATGCCGGTTTTGGCGATGGGAGCCTCAGAATTTAGTGAGCTTCCAGATTTGCCGGCGGTGCCCTTAGAATTGTCTACCGTCGCTGAAGAAACGCAGTCACAAGATTATTTTCTGAATCAAAATTTTACGTTAAAAAATTTGCAATCCCTCCGCCAAAACTACCCCTATGGAATTATTCACTTGGCAACTCACGGGGAATTTAATTCAGGAAGCTCCAACAATTCCTACATTCAACTGTGGGACGAAAAGTTAACATTGAATCAACTACGGCAGATGGATTGGAGTAATCCGCAAGTGCAGTTATTGGTGCTAAGTGCCTGCCGCACGGCGGTAGGCGATAAGCAGGCGGAGCTAGGCTTTGCCGGCTTAGCGGTGGGTGCCGGCGTCAAATCGGCAATGGCGAGTTTGTGGTATGTCAGTGATAAAGGCACGTTTGCGCTGATGAGTGAGTTTTACCGGCAGCTCAAAACTGCTCCCATCAAATCGGAAGCTCTCAGGCAGGCGCAACTGGCGATGGTGAACGGTCAAATTTATTTACAAGATGGTCAGCTGATAGCACCCAAAGAACGCGTGACGTTGCCATCCTCTCTAGCACAAAAGCAAAGCCAGTTGCTCAAACATCCCTACTTTTGGGCCGGCTTTACAATGATTGGTAGCCCGTGGTAG
- a CDS encoding PAS domain S-box protein, whose translation MLLYSCEISQIEALQMFGLALSLLGLSILTALIKRKQVATLHCSEELFSKVFHAGLLSICVIRLRDSRILDANHPFLQLMGYSREEIIGRTTVELAMWANADERLNIMQTLHKGHSINEFKVQLRGKYGQLRTAITAIETFEVVGQTCMLAMFSDITHCTEAALATARVQEALQKTKQDLETRVEQRTAELKNLNEQLHVEIAVRKQAEVAVAQSEARFRALVQNSSDLITILESNGTIRFNSPALEQILGYTAAEQIGQNVFELIHPDDEPAMRAVFVQRLQQPGLTGSIQYRVRHADGCWIYIESVANNLLHDASIKGIVVNSRDITDRKRAQEQIIFQASLLNQVRNAVISTDLEGNIIYWNQFAQSLYQWTDEEAIGKPILDVTAPLNDKELCQEMFDSINATGYWEGEFIVRRKDGMPFPIHLVETIVLDAEGNPKGYVSVSLDITERQQAEQARKASEQRYQLMAELSADLISRHTPQGDYLYASPACRTLLGYEPEELLGHSVYEFFHPEYASAFRQTHSAVSNLPEVYTLTHRHRRKDGSYIWLETTSRAVRHPDKPEVQEIIAVSRDITERKQAEAEICLLNEELEQRVIERTAELQRANEELKREISERQRVEEALRESEAKFRQIAENIEEVFWIVSPDARQMLYISPAYENLWKRSCESLYQNPEIWINSIHPEDRERVSTAFGERYEGDKPFRDEYRIILPDGSVRWIWAREFPIRNELGEVYRVVGIGADITERKQAEEELKQLRHRNELILNSAGEGILGFDRLLRVIFANPAAAKMLGYEVEELLDRPLQATLHTPQAETNFYDSQSQSPIAIALQEEVSQSTGTSQNCSINKDLFWRSDGSSFPVEYVCTPIQERGEIVGAVITFKDITERLAVERMKDEFISVVSHELRTPLTSMRGALGLLTSGMLTAQPEKSQRMLDIALTNTERLMRLINDILALERIQSGKITMAKQNCNAADLMQQACEAMQAMADKAGITLCLVPVDVQLLADPDRILQTLTNLLSNAIKFSARANTVWLTAEIREKEREAEPAILSSVGGLGSGNQRVRDSESVRAERITPLMLSYEVLFTVKDQGRGIPADKLEIIFERFQQVDSSDSRQKGGTGLGLAICRSIVQQHGGHIWAESRLGEGSTFCFTLPAR comes from the coding sequence ATGCTACTTTATAGCTGTGAAATTAGCCAAATAGAGGCGCTGCAAATGTTTGGGTTAGCGCTCTCACTCCTCGGTCTGTCGATCTTGACAGCACTCATCAAACGTAAACAGGTGGCAACACTACATTGTAGCGAAGAACTTTTCTCCAAGGTCTTTCACGCCGGCCTGTTGAGCATCTGTGTTATCCGCCTCAGAGATAGCCGTATCCTCGATGCAAATCACCCCTTTCTACAACTCATGGGTTACAGCCGGGAAGAAATCATCGGACGTACCACTGTAGAACTAGCAATGTGGGCGAATGCCGATGAGCGCTTAAACATCATGCAAACGCTGCACAAAGGCCATTCAATTAATGAATTCAAAGTCCAGTTACGGGGAAAATACGGTCAACTCCGCACCGCAATCACCGCAATAGAAACTTTTGAGGTGGTCGGCCAAACCTGTATGCTGGCGATGTTTTCGGACATTACACATTGCACAGAAGCAGCGCTGGCAACAGCCAGAGTACAGGAAGCGCTGCAAAAAACCAAACAAGACTTAGAAACTAGAGTTGAACAGCGCACAGCCGAATTAAAAAACCTTAATGAGCAGTTGCACGTTGAGATTGCTGTACGCAAGCAAGCAGAGGTAGCGGTGGCTCAAAGCGAAGCCCGATTTAGAGCCTTAGTTCAGAACTCATCTGACCTAATTACCATCTTAGAATCCAACGGCACCATACGATTCAACAGCCCAGCGCTAGAGCAAATATTAGGTTACACAGCAGCAGAGCAAATTGGCCAAAATGTCTTTGAGTTGATTCACCCAGACGATGAGCCGGCAATGCGAGCTGTATTTGTACAGAGACTGCAACAACCCGGACTCACAGGTTCAATTCAGTATCGGGTGCGTCATGCAGACGGTTGCTGGATCTATATCGAATCCGTTGCCAATAATTTACTTCACGATGCCAGCATTAAAGGGATCGTCGTCAACTCTCGTGACATCACAGATCGCAAACGAGCGCAAGAGCAAATCATTTTTCAAGCCTCGCTGTTAAACCAAGTTCGCAACGCCGTTATCTCAACAGACTTAGAAGGAAACATCATTTACTGGAATCAGTTTGCCCAAAGCCTTTACCAATGGACAGATGAAGAAGCGATTGGCAAACCCATCCTTGATGTAACTGCTCCTTTAAACGACAAAGAACTTTGCCAAGAAATGTTCGACAGTATCAACGCCACGGGATACTGGGAAGGAGAATTTATAGTTCGGCGAAAGGATGGAATGCCTTTTCCGATACACTTGGTAGAAACAATCGTTCTAGACGCTGAGGGGAACCCCAAAGGCTATGTGAGTGTGAGTTTAGATATTACTGAGCGACAACAAGCCGAACAAGCACGCAAAGCGAGCGAGCAACGCTATCAATTAATGGCTGAATTGTCAGCCGATTTAATTTCTAGGCACACCCCTCAAGGAGATTATCTCTATGCCTCACCGGCTTGCCGTACCCTGCTGGGATATGAGCCAGAGGAGTTGCTGGGACATTCAGTTTATGAGTTTTTTCATCCTGAATACGCCTCAGCGTTCAGGCAAACTCACTCTGCTGTCAGCAACCTGCCAGAAGTCTACACGCTGACACACCGGCACCGTCGTAAAGACGGCAGTTATATCTGGTTGGAAACCACCAGCCGTGCAGTCCGCCACCCCGACAAGCCAGAAGTGCAAGAAATTATTGCCGTTTCGCGCGATATCACTGAGCGGAAACAGGCAGAAGCGGAAATTTGCTTGCTCAATGAAGAACTTGAGCAACGGGTAATCGAGCGCACCGCCGAATTGCAGCGGGCAAATGAAGAATTGAAACGTGAGATCAGCGAACGCCAGCGAGTAGAAGAAGCACTGCGCGAGAGCGAAGCCAAGTTTCGCCAAATTGCGGAAAACATTGAAGAAGTCTTTTGGATCGTCTCTCCAGATGCCAGACAGATGCTGTACATCAGTCCAGCTTACGAAAATCTCTGGAAGCGCTCGTGCGAGAGTTTATACCAAAACCCGGAAATTTGGATAAACAGTATTCATCCTGAAGATCGCGAACGTGTCAGCACTGCCTTTGGGGAACGTTACGAAGGGGACAAACCCTTTAGAGACGAGTACCGCATTATCTTGCCCGATGGCAGCGTGCGCTGGATTTGGGCGCGAGAGTTCCCGATTCGCAACGAGCTAGGAGAAGTTTACCGTGTTGTTGGTATTGGCGCGGATATCACTGAGCGCAAGCAGGCAGAGGAGGAACTCAAACAGCTTCGCCATCGCAACGAGTTAATTTTGAACTCAGCGGGAGAGGGGATTTTGGGCTTTGATCGGCTATTAAGAGTCATTTTTGCCAACCCTGCAGCCGCAAAAATGTTGGGCTATGAAGTCGAGGAATTGCTGGATCGGCCCTTACAGGCAACCCTTCATACCCCCCAAGCTGAGACCAACTTCTATGACAGCCAGTCCCAAAGTCCGATTGCGATTGCGCTTCAGGAGGAGGTTTCCCAGTCAACGGGAACATCACAAAATTGTTCTATCAATAAAGACTTGTTTTGGCGCTCGGATGGGTCGAGTTTTCCCGTTGAGTATGTCTGTACACCCATTCAAGAACGAGGTGAGATTGTTGGCGCGGTGATTACGTTTAAAGACATCACCGAACGCCTTGCCGTGGAACGAATGAAGGATGAGTTTATCTCAGTGGTGAGTCACGAACTGCGAACACCTCTGACCTCCATGCGGGGCGCTTTAGGTTTGCTCACCAGTGGTATGCTCACTGCTCAACCAGAAAAATCACAACGGATGCTGGATATTGCGCTGACGAATACGGAGCGGTTGATGCGCCTGATCAACGATATCCTCGCTCTGGAGCGCATCCAGTCCGGCAAAATCACGATGGCTAAACAAAACTGCAATGCCGCCGACTTGATGCAGCAGGCTTGTGAGGCGATGCAAGCAATGGCGGATAAGGCCGGCATCACCCTCTGCTTAGTGCCGGTGGATGTCCAACTCTTGGCTGACCCCGACCGCATCCTCCAAACCTTGACAAATTTACTGAGTAATGCAATTAAGTTTTCCGCGCGAGCTAACACAGTTTGGCTGACTGCCGAAATTAGGGAAAAAGAACGAGAAGCCGAGCCGGCAATCCTCTCTTCTGTAGGGGGCTTAGGTTCTGGGAATCAGCGAGTTCGCGATAGCGAGAGCGTACGGGCTGAGCGCATAACGCCCCTCATGTTGTCTTACGAAGTGTTATTTACTGTCAAAGATCAAGGGCGGGGCATTCCAGCAGACAAGCTAGAGATTATCTTTGAGCGCTTTCAACAGGTCGATTCCTCCGACTCCCGACAGAAGGGGGGCACCGGCTTGGGTTTAGCAATCTGCCGCAGTATCGTACAGCAGCACGGGGGCCATATCTGGGCTGAAAGCCGCTTGGGTGAGGGTAGCACCTTCTGCTTTACGCTGCCGGCGAGATAA